GGAAAGACGGCCGGTGGAAGAAGTACCGTGCGACGAACCGGGCTGTTGCGCTCGTCACCGTCCTCGAGGGGAGCGTAGGCGATGAGTAGCGTCGACGCCCACGAACACGGGCCGAACTGCGACTGTGAGAGCTGTGGTGACCCACGGTCGATGGACTTCCTCGATAAGTACCTCACCGTCTGGATCCTCGGTGCGATGGCCGCCGGCGTCGGACTCGGGTTCGTCGCCCCGTCGGTGACCCAGCCGATCCGGGACTTCCACCTCGTCGAGATCGGCCTCGTCGCGATGATGTATCCGCCACTCGCGAAGGCGGATTACTCACAGCTCCGCGCGGTGTTCAGCAACTGGCGCGTCCTCGGGTTGAGTCTCGTCCAGAACTGGTTGATCGGGCCGACGCTCATGTTCGGGCTCGCCGTGTTCTTCTTCAGCGGACTCGTCCCGGGCCTGCCCGCGCGTCCCGAGTTCTTCCTGGGACTCGTGTTCATCGGGATGGCCCGGTGTATCGCGATGGTCCTCGTCTGGAACGAACTCGCGGAGGGCTCGACGGAGTACGTCACCGGCCTGGTCGCGTTCAACAGCCTCTTCCAGATCGTCACCTACGGGGTGTACGTCTGGTTCTTCGGACTGTTCCTTCCGCCGCTGCTCGGTATGGAGACGCTCGTCGCGGGCATCGAGACGTTCAACGTGACGCCGATGCAGGTGTTCCAGGCCATCGTCATCTTCCTCGGCATCCCCTTCGTCGGCGGGTTCCTCACGCGGTACGTCGGTACCCGAACCAGGGGCGAGGAGTGGTACGAGGAGAAACTGGTCCCGAAGGTCGACCCGGTCACCCTCGTCGCGTTGCTGTTCACGGTCGTCGTCATGTTCGCCACACAGGGCGAGAACATCGTCGCCTCACCCGGTGACGCGCTCCTGATCGCCGTCCCGCTGACGATCTACTTCGTCGTGATGTTCCTCGTCAGCTTCGGGATGGGCAAGGGTATCGGTGCGGACTACTCGACCACGACGGCCATCGGCTTCACCGCCGCCTCGAACAACTTCGAACTCGCAATCGCGGTCGCCGTCGCGGTGTTCGGCGTCGGCTCCGGCGTCGCGTTCACGACCGTCGTCGGCCCACTCATCGAGGTCCCTGTCCTGTTGGCGCTGGTCAACGTGGCCCTGTACTTCCAGCGCAGGTTCGACTGGCGTGGTGCCACGACCGGACAGCTCAGCACGTCCCCCTCCAGCCCACCCGCTGAAGACGACTGAGGAGCGGATACCCGGTGGCGAGAAGCGAACCGAAGGTGGTCTTGAGACGATTTCGTCCGCTGGTTCAGCCGGTTGCGTCTCGAACCGACCGTACACTTTGAGGATTCGGGTTAACGACACGGGTTTCCGCTGGGTCCGTGAAGTATCTAGTCCATGTTCGTGCGAGCCGATGTCCCGACTGGACATGGTGGGACCACCCATGAGCAACTCAGAACAGCGGATATCGACCGAGACTGCACTGGAGCTGCTGACCAAGAAGCAGCGACGGGAGATCCTCCGCCGGGTGGCTGACACACCCGACGGGACGACTCTCGACGAACTCACGCAGCATCTACGAGGGACGGATCAACTGCAAGCAGACGGCAACGGTACCGTGCAACATCGAGGTATCGAACTCCACCACGTTCACCTGCCGAAGCTACAGGAGGCGAACGTGATCGAGTACGACGCCGACCAGGGCACCGTGCATCGAGGCCGGGAGTTCCAAGACGTTCTCGCACTGCTTGCGGCCGTCGACGGTCACCCAGAGAATTAAACGTCGGCTGTCTCCTGATCGCTCGTTCGCTCGAAGGGCCGCAGAACCTATCTGTTGCCTTCCGCTCCGGGGTCTCCATCGACGTGGATCTCCATACTCCCGTTCCCGTTCACCGAGACGGTGGTGTCCGCGTATCGGAATGAGACTGTTACTGGTGACGGCTGTCCGTCGAGTAGTGTATCGAGTGCATCCGCATCGAGAGTTCCCTGTAGCGGTGGGAGTTCGGTCATCGGTCGGTTAGTGGCTGCAGCAACTGCCTCCACGACCATCACACTGGGCTGGTCCGACTGCTGCCAGTTGCGACGAACCGTCGTGTGGCCCGCAGCCGTACTTTCGGTCCGATCTGTCGTCTCCGAGTCACCAATCCTGTTCGTTTCGTCACACATGTACTATCACCAGTTGTCGCGGAATGACCGACTGCGGGAGTAACCACAACCGCTTCCAGTTCCGGATAATGGACTCGGGCCGCTATAGCGTTGTCGTGAGTATCCGAGTTACAGCTCGTTGGGCGAGTCACGGTTGTCGTCGAGTTGCCAGGTGAACAGCGCTCGCAGGACGACCACCAGGCTGTTCGTCGAGCCTGCTCCCCAGATAGCGGTTTCGTCGCGCGGCTCGGGTGGGTGCTCTCCGTCACCGTCGACGAAGCCGCGGTCACGAAGTTCGTCGACCGCGTCGTAGACGCGCGTTCGGGGCACATCGGCGAGTTCACTCACATCCTGGGCGGTTCCTTCACCGAGACTGACGAGTGCGACGAACGTCCGGGCGGCGTAGGTACTGAGTCCAAGTGCTGTAAGCTGTTCGACGGCCGGACTGTGCGTGGTCGGATACGTCGTCGGACATTAACTCGTCTTCAGTCCCGTGAAAACCACCAAGTACGGTGGTTTGGCGTGTAGCGACAGAGAGGTTGGGACCAAATCTGTGACTACACGCCACCCTACTGTCCGTGCTACCAGTACATAGATGTACTGTGATTAAGTGGGTGAATTGAAGAAACACACCGCCTCTGCTGGTCTCAGAACCTCCGGATATCCAGTGATAGTGTGATTATCTGAATTACACCGCTGACTCTCGGTACGACGTACTAAACACCCAGGGGTCGAACGGGACACTCGCAGTCGAGGTTGGGACCAATGGACGACATTTCAAACCAAGAACGAGCGATCGAACTGCTCCAGCAACTCGGGCTCAAAGAGTACGAGGCGAAGTCGTTCGTGGCACTCGCCCGCCGGCAGCGTGGGACAGCCAAGGACATCAGCGAGACCTCCGAGGTGCCCCGAACGCGCGTCTACGACGCGATACGGGTATTAGAAACGAAAGGGCTGGTGGAGACCCAGCATTCAAATCCACAGCTGTTTCGGGCGGTCTCCATCGACGAGGCCGTCAACACCCTCCAGTCGGAGTACGTCGAACGGACCGAGTCCCTCCGGAGCACCCTGAGCGGGCTCGAGCCAGTCGATGATGGAGAACAGACGGAGTCCACCCACGAGGTGTGGTCAATCTCTGGGGACCAAGGCATTACGAGCAGGACACGACAGCTAATCGAGGGGGCGACAGAGGAGGTGATCCTCGTGATCGGCCACGAGGGTGTCTTCACCGACCAGTTGGTCGAACAGCTGCAGTCGGCCCAGGAACGGGATGTGACCGTCGTCATCGGGACTGTCGACGAGGAGCTTCGGACCGCAGTCCAGGATGCCCTCCCGAACACCGAGGTGTTCGTGTCGGGACTGGACTGGTTGAGCCGGTCAACGCTTCCAGGTGACGATACCGAGATCAGTCGGCTGTTGCTGGCCGACCGTGAGGCGATTCTGGTGAGTTCGTTCACCGAAACGATGGCGGACGGCCGTGAGCACGAACAGGGTGTCTTCGGCCAGGGATTCGACAACGGACTGGTCGCGATCACTCGACGGCTGATGGCGACGGGGTTGCTGTCCGTGAACGACCCCGAAACTGAGAAGACTTGAGTCCCGCTCGTGGGCGGCGTAGAGAACGGCAGATTTGTCGCCGATGCTACCGACTGCCGTCTCTCGGGGCGATGTCTTCAGTTCGATAGTACGACAGGAACGGCCGCTTGCGGTCGATTTGCAGCGTTTCTGATCGCTGATTCAGTTGAAATCACACATCACAGGCTCGCCAACCAAGTGTGGTCTTACCTTCACAACCCCGGAGGATGGTTTTGATGCGTGGCTTCTGTTCTTCCTTATGTACCGTGCAACCACCCCACTCGTCTGGGTCGACATCACCCCCAGCTCGAACCACAATTCGGCTGGGGAGTTCGTGCAATTGGCGCAATCGCCAGTAAGGAGCCTAATTATTTCTATTCCGTCGTTTCGAACTCGAACCGCGCCCCACCTTCAATTCCGTCGGACACAGTCACTCCCCACCCATGGGCTTCCAGGATTCGTTTGACGATGGTCAGTCCGAAGCCGGTGCCACCACTGGCTGACGAATGCCCTGGTGCGAACACGTCGTCGCGCTCGTCCACTGGAATGCCGGGGCCGTCGTCTTCGACATAGATTCCCTGTTCAGCGTGGCGTCCGACACGGACGGTCACGTCTGGGCCACCGTGTTCGATTGCGTTCCGGAATAGGTTCTCGAAGACGTGCCGCAACCGTTCCGGGTCGCCCTGGAACGTCATCTCATCGACGATCTCGATGGTCGCGTCGCGTGTGTCTACCGTCGCCCAGCACTTCCCGACGAGGTCGGTCAAACTGACCGTCCGCTTCTCGTCTATCGTGTTGCCCTGGCGAGCGAGCGTCAGTGTATCCTCGACGATTGCTTCTATCCGGTCGAGCGATTCCAATAGGGGGTCCAGATGCTCGCTCTCTACTTGCTCGGCGAGGAGCGTTGCACGAGCCTCCGCGACGTTGAGCGGGTTCCGCAAGTCGTGCGATATGACGCTTGCAAACTCGTCGAGTCGCTCGTTCTGCTGTCGTAGCTGTCGCTCCCGTTCGACGCGTCCGGTCACGTTCCGCGTGACTCCAACGAGACGGGTGATCTCGTCGTCGGAGACCACGGGAGCGAGCTTCGTCTGCCAGAAGCGTGCTCCGTCGTCGACCCGAAGCTCCTCTTGGTACGAGATTGGTTCGCCAGCGTTCACGCAGCGGTGATAGTTCGCCGCTAACGCAGCGCCGTCCGCCTCGCCGAACACGTCTCGTGGCGTCTGCCCGCGGACCTCCTCTGTCGTGATGCCAGTCTGGCGCTCGTAGGAAGGACTGAGGCGCTCGAACTCGAATCGGACGCTCTCACCCTCCCCTTCGACATTGATGAGGAAAATGGCGTCCTCCACGTTGTTCAGGAGCGCTTCGTACTCTTCGGCCAGTTTCCGAGTTTCGGCCTCGAACGACTTCCGCTCCGTTATGTCCCGACTACTCAACAGGACGCCATCGACGACGTCGTCGTCGAGGCGATTCCGTATCGTGGCCTCGATCCACCGCCACGATCCCTCAGCGTCTCGGAACCTGACCTCGACGGTCTCAGCTTCCGAATCGTTGGAAAGCACGGCTTCCATCGCTTCGGCGTTCCGGCCCCGGTCGTCGGGATGCACGAACTCGTACCCCTGGTGGCCGATCAGTTCGTCGGGCTCGTAGCCCAGTATTCGCGTGACAGCAGGACTGACGTAGGTGATCGTTCCGTCGGGATCGGCGACCGTCGCGAGGTCGTTGACCTCCTCCACGATCGTCCGATACCACTCGGTGTCGTACTCAACTTGGTCCTCGCGATTCGCACCGTCTTTCATTGGTCGTTGAAAAGACGGTGTATACAAAAAAGGACATTGCCACCGGTATGGTCCGAACAGTCTGACCGCGATGAGACGCATGGCACGAGTTGCTCGGGAGTCACGACATCCGCCGAAGTGCGCTAATCTGATGTAGTTCTCGAGGCTTCCAGGTTGAGATGCGTGGCGACCGCGGTCCGGAGGAGC
This portion of the Haloarchaeobius salinus genome encodes:
- the arsB gene encoding ACR3 family arsenite efflux transporter; this encodes MSSVDAHEHGPNCDCESCGDPRSMDFLDKYLTVWILGAMAAGVGLGFVAPSVTQPIRDFHLVEIGLVAMMYPPLAKADYSQLRAVFSNWRVLGLSLVQNWLIGPTLMFGLAVFFFSGLVPGLPARPEFFLGLVFIGMARCIAMVLVWNELAEGSTEYVTGLVAFNSLFQIVTYGVYVWFFGLFLPPLLGMETLVAGIETFNVTPMQVFQAIVIFLGIPFVGGFLTRYVGTRTRGEEWYEEKLVPKVDPVTLVALLFTVVVMFATQGENIVASPGDALLIAVPLTIYFVVMFLVSFGMGKGIGADYSTTTAIGFTAASNNFELAIAVAVAVFGVGSGVAFTTVVGPLIEVPVLLALVNVALYFQRRFDWRGATTGQLSTSPSSPPAEDD
- a CDS encoding DUF7344 domain-containing protein, whose product is MSNSEQRISTETALELLTKKQRREILRRVADTPDGTTLDELTQHLRGTDQLQADGNGTVQHRGIELHHVHLPKLQEANVIEYDADQGTVHRGREFQDVLALLAAVDGHPEN
- a CDS encoding HalOD1 output domain-containing protein; amino-acid sequence: MCDETNRIGDSETTDRTESTAAGHTTVRRNWQQSDQPSVMVVEAVAAATNRPMTELPPLQGTLDADALDTLLDGQPSPVTVSFRYADTTVSVNGNGSMEIHVDGDPGAEGNR
- a CDS encoding TrmB family transcriptional regulator → MDDISNQERAIELLQQLGLKEYEAKSFVALARRQRGTAKDISETSEVPRTRVYDAIRVLETKGLVETQHSNPQLFRAVSIDEAVNTLQSEYVERTESLRSTLSGLEPVDDGEQTESTHEVWSISGDQGITSRTRQLIEGATEEVILVIGHEGVFTDQLVEQLQSAQERDVTVVIGTVDEELRTAVQDALPNTEVFVSGLDWLSRSTLPGDDTEISRLLLADREAILVSSFTETMADGREHEQGVFGQGFDNGLVAITRRLMATGLLSVNDPETEKT
- a CDS encoding PAS domain S-box protein, whose protein sequence is MKDGANREDQVEYDTEWYRTIVEEVNDLATVADPDGTITYVSPAVTRILGYEPDELIGHQGYEFVHPDDRGRNAEAMEAVLSNDSEAETVEVRFRDAEGSWRWIEATIRNRLDDDVVDGVLLSSRDITERKSFEAETRKLAEEYEALLNNVEDAIFLINVEGEGESVRFEFERLSPSYERQTGITTEEVRGQTPRDVFGEADGAALAANYHRCVNAGEPISYQEELRVDDGARFWQTKLAPVVSDDEITRLVGVTRNVTGRVERERQLRQQNERLDEFASVISHDLRNPLNVAEARATLLAEQVESEHLDPLLESLDRIEAIVEDTLTLARQGNTIDEKRTVSLTDLVGKCWATVDTRDATIEIVDEMTFQGDPERLRHVFENLFRNAIEHGGPDVTVRVGRHAEQGIYVEDDGPGIPVDERDDVFAPGHSSASGGTGFGLTIVKRILEAHGWGVTVSDGIEGGARFEFETTE